One Elusimicrobiota bacterium DNA segment encodes these proteins:
- a CDS encoding PilT/PilU family type 4a pilus ATPase encodes MEILPLLQELRNKKASDLHIRANGPSYLRIDGELISLNKTFSADETSAIAQSLMNEERKSIFRVRHEVDMALNFNDLGRFRINAFTQRGMVNMAFRYIPSNIPNLKDLKLPQAIEKISENRRGLVLVTGTTGCGKSTTLASMIDHINSTHSANIITIEDPIEFVHADKKAIFSQRELGTDTLTYFDALRNVVRQDPDVILVGEMRDLETVSTAITAAQTGHLVLSTIHTIDAIQTVTRIIDLFPPHQQNQARLILADTLKAVISQRLLPHASGVGRVPAVEVLVVNGIIKKLIEDSKLSEVLSQMKQGQYYGMQTFNQALVGLLRANEIKLEDALLASANPEEIKLAIRGIQSSSEDAMNFIERQPKI; translated from the coding sequence ATGGAAATACTGCCTCTGCTTCAAGAGTTGAGAAACAAAAAGGCTTCAGATTTACACATAAGGGCTAACGGCCCGTCTTATCTGCGAATAGACGGCGAGCTGATATCTCTTAATAAAACTTTTTCGGCAGATGAAACCAGCGCAATTGCGCAAAGCCTTATGAACGAAGAGAGAAAAAGCATATTCAGGGTACGGCACGAAGTTGACATGGCTTTAAACTTCAATGATCTGGGACGGTTCAGAATTAATGCTTTTACACAAAGAGGAATGGTGAATATGGCTTTCCGCTATATTCCTTCAAATATACCGAACTTGAAAGATCTTAAATTGCCGCAGGCCATTGAAAAAATTTCGGAAAATAGACGGGGCCTTGTGCTAGTTACAGGAACAACCGGCTGCGGAAAATCAACAACGCTTGCTTCAATGATTGACCATATCAATTCTACTCATTCGGCAAACATAATAACTATTGAAGACCCGATAGAGTTTGTGCATGCGGACAAAAAAGCAATATTCAGCCAGAGGGAACTTGGCACTGACACTCTTACTTATTTTGACGCTTTGAGAAATGTTGTAAGACAGGATCCTGACGTTATTTTAGTCGGAGAAATGCGCGACCTTGAAACCGTTTCAACTGCCATAACTGCCGCGCAAACAGGGCATCTGGTGTTATCAACAATTCATACGATTGACGCTATTCAGACAGTTACTAGAATAATAGATTTGTTTCCGCCTCACCAGCAGAACCAGGCAAGGCTGATATTGGCCGATACACTTAAGGCGGTAATATCACAAAGACTGCTCCCTCATGCATCGGGAGTCGGACGGGTTCCCGCAGTTGAAGTTCTTGTTGTTAACGGGATAATAAAAAAACTTATTGAAGACAGCAAGCTGAGCGAGGTGTTATCGCAGATGAAGCAGGGCCAGTACTACGGAATGCAGACATTTAACCAGGCTCTGGTCGGGCTTTTAAGAGCAAACGAGATAAAACTTGAAGACGCTTTGCTGGCTTCTGCCAATCCCGAAGAGATAAAGCTTGCGATAAGGGGAATTCAGTCAAGCTCGGAAGATGCGATGAATTTTATTGAACGCCAGCCGAAGATTTAG
- the ftsZ gene encoding cell division protein FtsZ encodes MAKITHPKYSGPASIKVLGVGGGGSNAVNRMIEAGLNGVEFIAMNTDVQALRISKAPVRVQIGEMISQGLGVGGNPSLGQKSAEESRERIKGMLEGTQMVFVTAGMGGGTGTGAAPVVASIARSLGILTVGVVTKPFDFEGIIRLQQAEEGIRNIRNFTDTLVVIPNQKIFKIIDDKTPVTDAFRTVDDVLRQAVQSITDVINQTGEINVDFADVRTIMQGAGEALMGIGESSGPTRAMDAAQKAINSPLLDDVSIDGAKGILINITGSNNISLFEVQDAINLIKDAGSPRAHVFYGQVIDPNYGDKIKITVIATGFPARRGIRAHTTKPQVTKGENPIDVNKPAYLNWNIQKLK; translated from the coding sequence ATGGCTAAAATCACTCATCCAAAATACTCAGGGCCGGCAAGCATAAAAGTGTTAGGCGTGGGCGGCGGAGGCTCAAACGCAGTGAATAGAATGATAGAAGCGGGCTTAAACGGTGTTGAGTTTATTGCAATGAATACCGACGTGCAGGCGCTTAGAATATCTAAGGCGCCGGTGCGCGTTCAAATAGGGGAGATGATTTCTCAAGGATTGGGAGTAGGGGGAAATCCTTCCTTAGGGCAAAAATCTGCTGAGGAAAGCAGGGAACGCATAAAAGGAATGCTTGAAGGAACTCAGATGGTTTTTGTTACCGCGGGTATGGGAGGCGGAACGGGAACAGGAGCGGCACCCGTTGTAGCTTCTATCGCGCGTTCTTTAGGAATATTGACGGTAGGCGTGGTGACAAAACCTTTTGATTTTGAAGGAATAATAAGGTTGCAGCAGGCAGAGGAAGGAATAAGAAACATAAGGAATTTTACCGATACGCTTGTCGTCATTCCCAATCAGAAAATATTTAAAATAATTGATGACAAGACCCCTGTTACTGATGCATTCAGGACAGTTGACGATGTTTTAAGGCAGGCGGTTCAATCCATTACTGATGTTATAAACCAGACCGGTGAGATTAATGTTGATTTTGCCGATGTGCGGACTATTATGCAGGGAGCCGGTGAAGCCCTGATGGGTATTGGGGAAAGTTCCGGCCCTACAAGAGCGATGGACGCGGCTCAAAAAGCTATAAACAGCCCTTTGCTGGACGATGTTTCTATTGACGGGGCGAAAGGAATACTGATAAATATCACAGGATCAAACAATATTTCGCTTTTTGAGGTTCAAGACGCAATAAATCTTATTAAAGATGCCGGTTCTCCCAGGGCCCACGTATTTTACGGGCAGGTTATAGATCCCAATTACGGAGATAAAATCAAAATTACGGTAATTGCCACGGGATTTCCTGCGCGCAGAGGAATCAGGGCTCACACAACTAAGCCGCAGGTAACTAAGGGAGAAAATCCCATAGACGTAAATAAGCCGGCATATCTAAACTGGAATATACAGAAATTAAAATAA
- the ftsA gene encoding cell division protein FtsA, with product MSKGQVLAGIDIGSSQVCCVLGKVNDGTGEIEIVSGAKVPSKGIKGGVVISIQETSYAIGKAIEMAEEQANETVQNICLGLRGSHIESMNAHGAINISRTDKEITQEDVFSAIETAKAVRLSQDREILSSIPQEYSLNHQRGVPNPVGMEGNFLEVDIHIITASSSHINNIYKATSGAGFKDILNQMYGLVAVGNSVITQEEKELGCLLIDFGGLTTGIAIYSEGSIRFSKELQVGSDFITRDISHGLRTSMTSAQDIKEKYGIAMANLLDTDIKFDYKGVDGRTVRETSRRQLIEMIQPRLDQIFVMIDDEIRKSNYADAIIPGEVIITGGGAKLEGIIPAAEQALNCSARVGLPQDLRGNDKILGDTTYATAIGLLNEEINLNGGYVPNFVKGSTFIEGIKEWFERTF from the coding sequence ATGTCTAAAGGGCAAGTATTAGCGGGAATTGATATAGGATCAAGCCAGGTGTGCTGTGTGCTGGGGAAAGTCAATGACGGCACCGGCGAGATTGAAATTGTAAGCGGTGCGAAAGTCCCTTCAAAAGGAATAAAAGGCGGGGTAGTAATAAGCATTCAGGAAACTTCTTATGCGATCGGGAAAGCCATAGAAATGGCCGAAGAGCAGGCGAATGAAACAGTGCAGAACATTTGCCTGGGTTTAAGGGGAAGCCACATAGAATCCATGAACGCACACGGCGCAATAAATATTTCGCGTACAGATAAAGAAATCACTCAAGAAGATGTTTTTAGCGCAATTGAAACTGCTAAAGCGGTCCGCCTTTCTCAGGACAGAGAAATCTTAAGCAGTATTCCTCAGGAGTATTCGCTGAACCATCAAAGAGGAGTTCCAAATCCCGTCGGGATGGAAGGGAATTTTCTTGAAGTTGATATTCATATAATAACAGCTTCCTCAAGCCACATTAATAACATCTATAAGGCTACATCCGGGGCGGGATTCAAAGACATATTAAACCAGATGTATGGCCTTGTTGCGGTCGGAAACAGTGTAATAACTCAGGAAGAAAAAGAACTGGGTTGCCTTTTGATTGATTTCGGCGGACTTACAACCGGAATAGCGATATATTCGGAAGGCAGTATACGCTTTTCAAAAGAGCTTCAGGTCGGCTCGGATTTTATTACGCGTGATATTTCTCACGGGCTCAGAACCTCAATGACTTCAGCGCAGGATATTAAAGAAAAATACGGCATTGCGATGGCAAACCTTTTGGATACGGATATAAAATTTGATTATAAAGGCGTTGACGGAAGAACAGTGCGCGAAACTTCAAGACGACAGCTGATTGAAATGATACAGCCGAGGCTTGACCAGATTTTTGTTATGATTGATGATGAAATAAGAAAATCCAACTATGCCGATGCGATTATTCCCGGCGAAGTGATTATTACCGGCGGCGGGGCAAAACTTGAAGGGATTATACCCGCTGCGGAACAAGCGTTAAACTGTTCCGCTAGAGTCGGTTTGCCGCAGGATTTAAGAGGAAATGATAAAATACTGGGTGACACAACGTATGCCACAGCAATCGGCCTTTTGAACGAAGAAATAAACTTAAACGGAGGATACGTGCCGAATTTCGTTAAAGGGTCTACATTCATTGAAGGCATAAAAGAATGGTTTGAGAGGACATTTTAA
- a CDS encoding FtsQ-type POTRA domain-containing protein, with protein MSGRRIRRSRTYVFRSNSRSGNATKKLVKLSAFIILLCTLIYGIARGWGALQEYISKADILKIESIELSGSKNVLKGEILALLPFDIGDNIFSQDLVKAEKDVLKLRPELKKINIRRGFKKIIIKIQERIPVGFVNINGKRSGIDSGNVPFPLRGEFAKATLPEISAWNDFDREEILEFIEIFSEKAEEYFAKSVLFYFESVDDAAVKLSDGTRIIWGKVEKDKFDIKLKKMKEVLDDALKRFNKIDYVNLNYLDSGRVLVKPKGIFSKPRGNYASSYTFPVMSKLGK; from the coding sequence ATGTCCGGGCGTAGAATCAGACGATCACGCACTTATGTATTTAGATCAAACTCAAGAAGCGGCAATGCGACAAAAAAACTGGTTAAATTAAGCGCTTTTATAATATTGTTGTGCACTTTGATATACGGTATCGCAAGAGGATGGGGAGCGTTACAGGAATATATTTCCAAAGCAGATATACTTAAAATTGAAAGCATTGAACTCTCCGGCTCAAAAAATGTTTTAAAAGGCGAAATTCTTGCTCTTTTACCGTTTGATATCGGCGATAATATTTTCTCTCAGGATCTAGTAAAGGCAGAAAAAGATGTGCTTAAATTAAGGCCTGAACTGAAAAAAATAAATATCAGACGGGGATTTAAAAAGATAATTATCAAAATACAGGAAAGGATTCCTGTGGGTTTTGTCAATATAAACGGCAAACGCTCAGGAATTGATAGCGGCAATGTGCCGTTTCCGTTAAGGGGTGAGTTTGCCAAGGCAACTCTTCCCGAAATTTCCGCATGGAATGATTTTGACAGAGAAGAAATCCTAGAGTTTATTGAAATATTTTCCGAAAAAGCCGAGGAATATTTTGCGAAAAGCGTTTTGTTCTACTTTGAATCTGTTGATGATGCCGCGGTGAAGCTGAGTGACGGGACAAGGATTATCTGGGGAAAAGTTGAAAAAGACAAGTTTGATATTAAACTAAAAAAAATGAAAGAAGTCCTTGATGACGCCTTAAAACGATTTAATAAAATTGATTATGTCAATTTAAATTATCTTGATTCGGGCAGAGTGCTTGTAAAACCTAAAGGAATTTTTAGCAAACCCCGTGGAAATTATGCTTCAAGCTATACATTTCCGGTAATGTCAAAGTTAGGGAAATGA
- a CDS encoding D-alanine--D-alanine ligase codes for MNIKNWLRNKRIGVLYGGSSAEREISILSGKAVIKALKELKINAVGIDADSNLPFKLKKNKIDFAYIALHGPLGEDGTVQGLLEVMGIPYSGCGVFASAVSMDKVYSKMIFDAANIPTPKWKVIEKGGSYQHFSKFPVVVKPATQGSAIGVSIVDKKKDLSRAVKEAFKHDSKILLEYYIDGTEVTVGILGEKALPVIEIVPANKFYDFESKYAKGKSKHIIPPRLPEKVINDVQKVALKVFKILGCKAVARVDIIVDKKFKPWILEINTIPGMTKTSLLPDAAKAVGLDFKQLVLKIIELSVAV; via the coding sequence ATGAATATAAAAAATTGGCTTAGAAATAAAAGAATCGGAGTTCTCTACGGAGGAAGTTCGGCGGAAAGAGAGATTTCAATTCTTTCGGGAAAAGCAGTAATAAAAGCGTTAAAAGAGCTGAAAATTAATGCAGTAGGAATAGATGCAGATTCAAATCTCCCTTTCAAATTAAAAAAAAATAAGATTGATTTTGCTTATATAGCGTTGCATGGACCTTTGGGTGAAGACGGAACTGTTCAGGGTTTGCTGGAAGTAATGGGAATACCCTATTCAGGCTGCGGCGTTTTTGCAAGCGCGGTATCTATGGATAAGGTTTACAGCAAAATGATTTTTGATGCCGCAAACATTCCGACGCCTAAGTGGAAAGTTATTGAAAAAGGGGGCTCATATCAGCATTTTTCAAAATTTCCGGTTGTTGTAAAACCTGCGACACAAGGCTCGGCAATCGGCGTTTCAATTGTAGATAAGAAAAAAGATTTGAGCCGGGCAGTAAAAGAAGCGTTTAAGCATGATTCCAAAATTTTGTTGGAATACTATATAGACGGAACCGAAGTTACTGTGGGAATTTTGGGCGAAAAGGCATTGCCTGTTATTGAAATTGTGCCGGCAAACAAATTTTATGATTTTGAATCCAAGTATGCGAAAGGGAAATCCAAGCATATAATTCCGCCTCGGCTGCCGGAAAAAGTAATAAATGACGTGCAAAAAGTAGCTTTAAAAGTTTTTAAAATTCTCGGATGTAAAGCGGTTGCCAGGGTTGACATCATAGTTGACAAAAAATTTAAGCCTTGGATTCTTGAAATCAACACTATTCCCGGAATGACTAAGACGTCTCTTCTTCCGGATGCTGCTAAAGCGGTGGGCCTTGATTTCAAACAACTGGTTTTAAAAATTATAGAGCTTTCTGTCGCAGTTTGA